From a region of the Danaus plexippus chromosome 8, MEX_DaPlex, whole genome shotgun sequence genome:
- the LOC116771967 gene encoding serine/threonine-protein kinase N → MADPGYYHSDYIRHPVLYELGVKYGIKTECIPEIALPSKLEELKDVIRREIRKELKIKEGAEKLREVATDRRSLSDVANIVKKANLKLNELKSDLQELESQLLLSRGQSTPTSPQDLSYDEEIILASEAAQQQRQLGEGTADRKLASLEKQLNIELKVKQGAENMIQSISSSNQSRDKKLLNEAHQMLADSKDKIEYLKLRISKLSKQQKGDNAGANGDGRGTDLSGVDPLLDERIAELRNRLRIEAAVVEGSKNAIRLLQSDKKVTDKKALQEAQTSLVESTQKLDLLRRSLDMRRQELPVESAAFIELGHELRSTGSSPGYVSLTGASGPRNLFVSPAPMISPCVQVTGTLEVRLMGCQDLLEEVPGRTRRDPLASPSDLKSFVKGVAIRNSMKYTYSIKEDTSNEIMAVMKLDNHTVAQTSWRPCSQQAWDQRFTIRLDKSRELEIGIHWKDWRGLCAVKFLRLEEFIDDIRHGMALELEPQGLLFAEIKFLNPIISRKPKLQRQRKIFKQQGKNIPRPSYGEMHIPAVVLGRLLKRSSPSIQNIQTAHIQAQQQNFENIENKDVENPHATLVGMAGVRPLGLPSTPTTPLVPMPPQKPTLPLYPPPNVSTLRMEKELQEAFAFLDDSYTRDTYISKEPQSSQCNTPLVEYPPSPSPKLILDFPSNEDQIVEVTSNMRISSSRSSSVIETLGRESDSRRQSGEMSMNSFRLLSVLGRGHFGKVILAQYKSTNEYFAIKALKKGDIIARDEVDSLLSEKRIFEVANAIRHPFLVNLFACFQTDQHVCFVMEYAAGGDLMMHIHADVFTEPRAVFYAACVVLGLQYLHENNIIYRDLKLDNLLLDTDGYVKIADFGLCKEGMGWGDRTGTFCGTPEFLAPEVLTETSYTRAVDWWGLGVLIFEMLVGESPFPGEDEGEVFDSIVNDEVRYPRTLSLESIALMRRLLRKNPERRLGSSERDAEDVKKQAFFRNVDWEQLLLRKVKPPFVPTISNLEDVSNFDSEFTSEAAVLTPPKEPRPLSNADHKLFSDFTYMADWC, encoded by the exons ATGGCAGACCCAGGTTATTACCACAGTGATTATATTCGACACCCTGTCCTCTACGAGCTGGGTGTCAAGTATGGAATTAAAACGGAATGTATTCCAGAAATAGCATTGCCGTCTAAGTTGGAAGAGCTCAAGGATGTCATACGTAGGGAGATACGTAAAGAACTGAAAATAAAGGAAGGCGCCGAAAAGCTACGCGAAGTTGCTACTGATCGAAGATCATTGTCGGATGTAGCAAACATCGTTAAAAaagcaaatttaaaacttaacgaACTTAAATCTGATTTGCAAGAACTGGAATCACAACTTCTTTTGTCACGCGGTCAATCTACTCCGACCTCTCCACAAGACTTATCTTACGATGAAGAAATTATACTTGCTTCAGAAGCGGCTCAACAGCAGCGTCAATTGGGAGAAGGTACTGCAGACCGGAAGTTGGCATCATtggaaaaacaattaaatatagagtTAAAGGTAAAACAAGGGGCAGAAAATATGATCCAAAGCATAAGCAGCAGTAACCAATCTCGTGATAAAAAACTTCTTAATGAAGCCCATCAAATGCTAGCAGATTCTAAAGATaagattgaatatttaaaactgcGAATTTCAAAATTGAGTAAGCAACAAAAAGGCGATAATGCTGGAGCAAATGGAGATGGCAGAGGAACAGACCTTAGTGGTGTTGATCCATTGCTTGATGAAAGAATTGCAGAACTAAGGAATCGCTTACGAATTGAAGCTGCAGTTGTTGAGGGATCCAAAAATGCCATAAGGCTATTACAGAGTGACAAAAAAGTGACTGATAAGAAGGCTTTACAGGAAGCCCAGACAAGTCTTGTTGAGTCAACACAAAAACTAGACTTATTAAGAAGGTCTTTGGACATGCGCCGACAGGAACTCCCAGTTGAGAGTGCTGCATTTATAGAATTAGGACATGAATTACGTAGTACTGGCTCCAGCCCTGGATATGTTAGTTTGACGGGAGCCAGCGGACCAAGAAACTTGTTTGTATCACCTGCCCCTATGATCAGCCCATGTGTTCAAGTCACTGGTACCTTAGAGGTTAGATTGATGGGATGTCAAGATTTATTGGAAGAAGTACCTGGGCGTACTCGCAGAGATCCACTTGCAAGTCCATCGGATCTAAAATCTTTTGTCAAAGGTGTTGCAATACGCAACTCAATGAAGTACACATATAGTATTAAGGAGGATACAAGTAATGAGATCATGGCTGTTATGAAGCTCGATAATCACACGGTAGCCCAAACCAGTTGGCGACCTTGCTCTCAGCAGGCCTGGGATCAAAG ATTTACTATAAGGTTAGATAAATCAAGGGAATTGGAGATTGGCATTCACTGGAAAGATTGGCGTGGGTTATGCgctgtaaaatttttgagatTAGAAGAATTTATCGATGATATTCGGCATGGAATGGCTTTGGAACTTGAACCTCAGGGGCTTTTGTTTGCAGAAATTAAGTTCCTTAATCCGATTATATCTAGAAAACCTAAACTCCAGCGTCaaaggaaaatattcaaacagcAGGGTAAGAATATTCCTCGACCATCCTATGGAGAGATGCACATACCTGCTGTTGTACTTGGCAGACTTCTGAAACGTTCATCGccttcaatacaaaatattcaaactgCTCACATACAGGCTCAACAgcaaaactttgaaaatattgaaaataaagatgttgaaaACCCACATGCCACTCTTGTTGGAATGGCTGGTGTCAGACCTTTGGGTCTACCATCCACCCCCACAACACCACTAGTGCCTATGCCACCTCAAAAGCCAACACTGCCATTATACCCACCACCTAATGTATCGACTCTTAGAATGGAGAAAGAATTGCAAGAGGCCTTTGCTTTCTTAGATGACTCTTACACCAGAGATACCTACATTTCGAAGGAGCCACAATCATCACAGTGTAATACACCTCTTGTTGAATATCCACCATCTCCATCACCAAAATTAATTCTAGACTTCCCTAGTAATGAGGACCAAATAGTTGAAGTGACAAGTAACATGAGAATTTCTTCATCTCGCTCCTCTTCAGTCATTGAAACTTTAGGCAGGGAATCCGATTCCAGGAGACAATCAGGAGAGATGTCAATGAATAGCTTCAGACTATTAAGTGTTTTAGGACGTGGACATTTTGGAAAAGTTATTTTAGCTCAGTACAAATCCacaaatgaatattttgcAATCAAAGCTTTAAAGAAAGGTGATATAATAGCCAGAGATGAAGTTGATTCCTTGTTATCAGAAAAACGCATATTTGAGGTAGCTAATGCAATAAGGCATCCATTTTTGGTAAACTTATTTGCATGTTTTCAAACAGATCAACATGTTTGCTTCGTAATGGAATATGCAGCTGGAGGAGATCTTATGATGCATATACATGCAGATGTCTTTACAGAACCAAGAGCAGTATTTTATGCAGCTTGTGTAGTATTAGGTCTACAgtatttacatgaaaataatataatttatagggatttaaaattagataacTTGTTACTTGACACTGATGGTTATGTTAAGATTGCAGATTTTGGTTTATGTAAGGAAGGCATGGGCTGGGGTGACCGTACTGGTACATTCTGTGGAACACCAGAGTTTCTTGCTCCTGAAGTCTTGACTGAAACATCTTATACAAGAGCAGTTGACTGGTGGGGACTTGgggttttaatatttgaaatgctGGTAGGAGAATCACCTTTTCCTGGTGAAGATGAAGGCGAAGTTTTTGATTCCATTGTAAACGACGAAGTTAGATATCCTAGAACGCTGTCTTTAGAATCAATTGCATTAATGCGTCGACTTCTACGAAAGAATCCTGAGAGGCGATTAGGTTCCTCTGAAAGGGATGCAGAAGATGTCAAAAAGCAAGCATTCTTCCGAAATGTTGATTGGGAGCAATTGCTTCTGCGTAAAGTTAAACCACCATTTGTGCCAACTATAAGTAATCTTGAAGATGTCAGCAACTTTGACAGTGAGTTTACGTCTGAAGCAGCAGTCTTAACCCCGCCTAAAGAGCCTCGCCCACTGAGCAACGCAGATCACAAACTGTTTTCCGACTTCACATACATGGCAGACTGGTGCTAG
- the LOC116775970 gene encoding BTB/POZ domain-containing protein KCTD5, with product MTTTMAGYVGDGDFSEENIHKFNNERRSSKQWVKLNVGGTYFLTTKTTLSRDPNSFLNRLVQEDSDLISDRDETGAYLIDRDPTYFSPVLNYLRHGKLVINNDIAEEGVLEEAEFYNITELIRLVKERICLRERRPLKDSKKHVYRVLQFHEEELTQMVSTMSDGWKFEQLINIGSQYNYGNDEHAEFLCVVSRECGSTLNSNDIEPTDRAKVLQQKGSRM from the exons ATGACCACAACCATGGCGGGTTACGTAGGTGACGGTGATTTTTctgaagaaaatatacataaatttaacaatgaaaGAAGAAGTAGTAAGCAGTGGGTTAAACTAAATGTTGGGGGCACctattttttaactacaaaAACCACGCTATCTAGGGACCCAAATTCATTTCTTAATCGATTAGTACAAGAGGACAGTGACTTAATTTCGGACAGA gacGAAACAGGCGCATATTTAATAGATAGGGATCCAACTTATTTTTCTCCAGTTCTGAATTATCTTCGACATGGAAAACtcgttattaataatgatatagcCGAGGAGGGAGTATTGGAGGAGGCAGAATTCTACAACATTACCGAACTTATCAGATTAGTCAAAGAGAGAATTTGTTTAAGGGAAAGAAGACCTCTCAAGGATTCCAAAAAACATGTGTACAGAGTCTTGCAATTTCATGAAGAGGAACTTACTCAAATGGTGTCTACTATGTCAGACGGTTGGAAGTTTGAACAGTTGATTAACATTGGTTCTCAGTATAACTATGGTAATGATGAACATGCTGAATTTCTCTGTGTTGTAAGTAGAGAATGTGGCAGCACCCTTAATAGTAATGACATAGAGCCCACTGATCGTGCAAAAGTATTACAACAGAAGGGCTCGAGAATGTGA
- the LOC116772121 gene encoding uncharacterized protein LOC116772121: protein MWYPWIALLVSSALVGAETTEGPTPATTRAPPRTLDRPLGELAWPTWLQNPDEGNQNAPPRRITTKSLFITPLVCPKGHRLDGAACVQVVTVNKDEHERILLEQLNALHIFTAAPNNSDVFYDYGDEEPGPLQLSIPIGLDPQVSPQDPSAQNQDLTPNFGNNDKNADNTDIEAELELLKLQQAHNKLNQTAGNNILSHNALHNLLTYSDKPKRDSPMINSSEVESLNSTDEGQKEVVYGHVNVDPVLYDTINENNEDKATDLEIKNDETSLADKDNSSNKTENDTTLANFTDYSSNTTNTTKPVLKNTEETKLNPENDYSDIGEAIKLISRYAEVSTDDNFTKDDKKDPSTEDSVLGTRTKLQYRRKKPIVSFKLNEQENPTPDVMSSDVMNDRLNPKNVVLYRYPWPSESAGVIPPNYPFRRLQDYWPGRSQIGGLYRSENPRRHHHTYPHYFRPRGYNYAGYHGTRSGLQEAYSRLRRYPHKLEERNASPVRSHATNQDLYSLLGLRHWFSGEGTSKR from the exons ATGTGGTATCCGTGGATCGCGTTGCTGGTGTCGAGTGCACTGGTGGGGGCGGAAACGACTGAGGGGCCAACCCCGGCAACAACCCGCGCCCCACCACGCACCCTGGACAGGCCGCTTGGAGAGCTCGCTTGGCCCACCTGGTTACAGAATCCTGATGAAGGCAACCAGAACGCTCCTCCCAGACGAATAACCACCAAGTCTCTGTTCATAACCCCTTTGGTATGTCCCAAAGGACATCGCTTGGATGGAGCTGCTTGTGTTCAA GTGGTGACCGTAAATAAAGATGAACATGAACGCATTTTATTGGAGCAATTGAACGCTCTGCATATATTCACTGCAGCTCCAAACAACAGTGACGTTTTTTACGATTACGGTGACGAAGAACCGGGACCGCTGCAATTATCTATACCTATTGGACTCGACCCTCAAGTTTCGCCACAAGATCCATCTGCTCAG aaccAGGATCTGACTCCAAATTTCGGAAATAACGACAAAAATGCTGATAACACTGATATAGAAGCGGAGCTAGAACTCTTAAAGCTGCAGCAAGCGCATAATAAACTTAACCAGACAGCgggtaacaatattttatcgcATAATGCACTCCACAACTTGTTGACTTACTCCGACAAACCCAAAAGAGACAGCCCCATGATCAACTCAAGTGAGGTTGAATCATTAAACAGTACGGATGAAGGGCAAAAGGAAGTAGTTTATGGACACGTAAACGTTGACCCAGTACTTTATGAcacaataaatgaaaataacgaAGATAAAGCGACCGatttggaaattaaaaacGACGAAACATCTTTAGCTGATAAAGACAATTCGTcgaataaaacagaaaacgATACAACGCTAGCAAATTTTACCGATTATTCCAGTAATACCACCAACACAACAAAACCTGTGCTTAAAAATACCGAAGAAACCAAACTCAACCCAGAAAATGATTACTCCGATATTGGAGAGGCTATTAAGCTAATAAGCAGATACGCTGAAGTATCTACTGATGATAATTTTACCAAAGACGACAAAAAGGACCCATCAACAGAAGACAGTGTATTAGGAACACGTACCAAACTACAGTACCGCCGAAAGAAACCgatagtttcgtttaaattaaatgaacaaGAAAATCCAACACCCGACGTAATGAGCAGTGATGTAATGAATGACAGATTAAATCCAAAAAACGTTGTACTATATAGATATCCTTGGCCAAGCGAAAGTGCTGGTGTGATTCCACCTAACTATCCTTTCCGACGTCTCCAAGATTACTGGCCAGGTCGTAGTCAAATTGGTGGTTTATATAGAAGTGAAAATCCACGGCGTCATCATCACACATATCCACACTACTTCAGACCACGAGGCTATAACTACGCCGGCTATCATGGCACGCGTTCAGGTCTGCAAGAGGCTTACTCTAGACTTCGACGTTATCCACACAAACTAGAAGAACGTAACGCTAGTCCCGTGAGATCTCACGCAACCAACCAAGATTTATACAGCCTGCTTGGTTTAAGACACTGGTTCAGCGGTGAAGGAACTTCGAAGAGATAG
- the LOC116775672 gene encoding glucose-induced degradation protein 4 homolog, whose translation MPVKVDITPPPPANSKQPGVTKSLLYNGSKFQGHQKSKGNSYEVEVVLQHVDEENSYLCGYLKIKGLTEEFPTLTTFFDGEIISAKYPFLTRKWDADEDVDRKHWSKFDLFVPYLKTFNSDSFDYESLAKADYVFMRWKEHFLVPDHTIKDINGASFAGFYYICFHKSAATIEGYYYHRSSEWFQSLTLSHVPEHSIQIYEFR comes from the exons ATGCCCGTTAAGGTTGATATTACTCCTCCACCGCCAGCGAATTCGAAACAACCTGGCGTGACCAAGTCCCTACTTTACAACGGATCGAAATTTCAAGGGCATCAGAAGTCTAAAGGAAATTCGTATGAAGTAGAAGTTGTTTTGCAG CACGTCGACGAAGAAAATTCATACCTTTgtggatatttaaaaataaaaggtttaacaGAAGAATTTCCGACTCTCACAACATTTTTCGATGGCGAGATTATTTCTGCGAAATATCCATTTCTTACGAGAAAATGGGATGCGGATGAGGATGTTGACAGAAAGCATTGG AGTAAGTTTGACTTGTTTGTACCATATTTAAAGACATTCAACTCAGACTCATTTGATTATGAATCACTTGCAAAGGCTGATTATGTGTTTATGAGGTGGAAGGAACATTTTTTAGTGCCCGATCACACAATTAAGGATATAAATGGTGCTTCTTTTGCTGGCTTCTACTATATATGCTTTCACAAATCGGCTGCAACTATAGAAGGCTATTATTATCATAGGAGCTCCGAGTG GTTCCAGTCATTGACATTAAGCCATGTACCAGAACATAGCATTCAAATCTATGAGTTCAGATGA